From Levilactobacillus zymae, a single genomic window includes:
- the nrdF gene encoding class 1b ribonucleoside-diphosphate reductase subunit beta, producing the protein MNQDGNYEAINWNAVSDEIDKATWEKLTEQFWLDTRIPVSNDLDDWRTLDTDHQWVVGHVFGGLTLLDTLQSQDGMAALRRDVRTKHETAVLNNIQFMESVHAKSYSTIFSTLNTPDEIDEIFNWSDTEEFLQNKTKRIYTLYHDDEHPLKKKISSVFLETFLFYSGFFTPLYYLGHNKLANVAEIIKLILRDESVHGTYIGYKFQLGMKELGDNEQQAMKDWMYDFLYKLYANEEKYTHLMYDQVGWTEEVLTFIRYNANKALMNLGQDPLFPDTAEDVNPIVMNGISTSTANHDFFSQVGNGYLLGNVEAMNDSDYQIGEPDDPEDPQQK; encoded by the coding sequence ATGAATCAAGACGGTAACTACGAAGCGATTAACTGGAACGCCGTGTCCGACGAGATCGACAAGGCGACCTGGGAAAAACTAACCGAACAATTCTGGCTCGACACCCGGATCCCCGTGTCCAACGACTTGGACGACTGGCGGACCTTAGACACCGACCATCAATGGGTCGTGGGTCACGTTTTCGGCGGGCTGACCTTACTAGACACCCTGCAGTCCCAAGACGGCATGGCGGCCTTGCGGCGAGACGTACGGACCAAGCACGAAACGGCGGTCCTCAACAACATTCAATTCATGGAATCCGTCCACGCCAAGAGCTACTCGACCATCTTCTCGACGTTGAACACGCCGGACGAGATCGACGAAATCTTCAACTGGAGCGATACCGAAGAATTCTTGCAGAATAAGACCAAGCGGATTTACACGCTCTACCACGACGACGAACATCCCCTGAAGAAAAAAATCTCCAGCGTCTTCCTGGAAACCTTCCTGTTCTACTCCGGCTTCTTCACGCCGCTGTACTACCTGGGGCATAACAAACTCGCCAACGTGGCCGAAATCATCAAGTTGATTTTACGGGACGAATCCGTCCACGGTACCTACATTGGCTACAAGTTCCAGTTAGGCATGAAGGAACTGGGCGACAACGAACAACAGGCCATGAAGGACTGGATGTACGACTTTCTGTACAAGCTCTACGCCAACGAAGAAAAGTACACCCATCTGATGTACGACCAAGTCGGCTGGACCGAAGAAGTCCTGACCTTTATTCGCTACAATGCGAACAAGGCGCTGATGAACCTGGGGCAAGATCCCCTCTTCCCCGACACGGCCGAGGACGTGAACCCCATCGTGATGAATGGGATTTCAACCTCCACGGCCAACCACGACTTCTTCTCGCAAGTCGGTAACGGTTACCTGTTAGGCAACGTGGAAGCCATGAACGACAGTGACTACCAAATTGGTGAACCGGACGACCCGGAAGATCCCCAACAAAAATAA
- the metF gene encoding methylenetetrahydrofolate reductase [NAD(P)H], which translates to MDPAKPELSFEVFPPSSPAGTAKLTQTLAQLKGIAPSFVSVTCSNHQLNYEQSTIALAQAVHRDLRCATMVHMPAAYVTKAQVRQILDQLEAAHIQQVLALRGDLDGAAPETDFTHASDLVRFIKRVKPQFRVTGACYPEVHPDSPDRVADIRNLKAKVDAGCDQLITQLFYDNAQFYRFQEACAIAGITVPILAGIMPITNRQQALHVVQNCAASLPPKFRAILDKYRDNPVALREAGLAYAVDQIVDLVTHDVAGIHLYTLNQAATAQHIYDNTASLFAPVPVAD; encoded by the coding sequence ATGGACCCAGCCAAACCAGAATTATCGTTTGAGGTCTTTCCGCCTAGTTCACCGGCGGGAACGGCGAAACTCACGCAGACGCTGGCCCAACTGAAGGGTATCGCCCCCAGCTTCGTCAGTGTGACCTGTAGTAATCATCAATTGAACTACGAACAAAGTACCATTGCGTTGGCCCAGGCCGTGCACCGAGACCTCCGGTGTGCGACCATGGTCCACATGCCAGCGGCTTACGTGACGAAGGCGCAGGTGCGGCAGATCCTCGACCAGCTCGAGGCGGCGCACATCCAGCAGGTGTTAGCGTTGCGTGGGGACTTGGACGGGGCGGCGCCGGAAACGGACTTCACCCACGCCAGCGACCTGGTTCGGTTTATCAAACGGGTCAAACCACAGTTTCGGGTGACGGGGGCCTGCTACCCCGAGGTCCATCCGGATTCCCCGGACCGGGTCGCCGATATTCGCAACCTGAAGGCCAAAGTTGACGCGGGGTGTGACCAGCTGATCACCCAACTCTTCTACGACAACGCCCAGTTCTATCGGTTTCAGGAAGCCTGCGCGATTGCCGGGATCACCGTGCCAATCCTGGCGGGCATCATGCCGATTACCAACCGGCAACAGGCCCTCCACGTGGTCCAAAATTGTGCGGCTAGTCTGCCCCCGAAATTCAGGGCGATTCTGGATAAGTACCGGGATAATCCGGTGGCGTTACGAGAAGCCGGCTTGGCCTACGCGGTGGATCAGATTGTCGATCTGGTCACCCATGACGTGGCGGGGATTCATCTGTACACGTTGAATCAGGCGGCGACGGCTCAACACATATACGACAACACGGCGTCGTTATTTGCCCCGGTGCCGGTGGCAGATTAA
- a CDS encoding LysR family transcriptional regulator gives MRIQQLTYLETIVKTGSINEAAKRLYLTQPSLSSAIKDLEQEMGIQILLRSKLGVTLTNDGREFMVYARQVLDQVRLLEGRYAKQPLRKQAFSVSAQHYAFVVHAFVDLLKTVQADEYHFTLRETETRNILSDLTSFKSELGILYLNSFNRQVMQKLFREQDLVFTPLFTAKPHVFVGRQNPLTQKKVVTLADLTAYPYLSYEQGDNHSFYFSEEILSTLDRQKTIQVSDRATIFNLMVGLNGYTISSGIISSQLNDDKIVAIPLAVDDAMTLGWLKHRQIELSPLAQAYLTMLKAHIRGYGFTIIGDAPSH, from the coding sequence ATGCGCATCCAACAACTTACCTATCTGGAAACCATCGTTAAAACCGGCTCAATCAACGAGGCCGCCAAACGGCTCTACCTGACTCAGCCCAGCCTCTCCAGCGCCATCAAGGACCTGGAGCAAGAAATGGGCATCCAAATCCTGTTACGCAGCAAACTCGGTGTGACCCTGACCAATGACGGCCGAGAATTCATGGTCTACGCCCGCCAAGTCTTAGATCAGGTTCGGCTGTTGGAGGGCCGTTACGCCAAGCAACCCTTGCGCAAGCAGGCCTTTTCCGTGTCGGCCCAACACTACGCCTTCGTGGTTCACGCCTTCGTCGACCTCTTGAAGACGGTGCAGGCCGATGAATACCACTTCACGTTACGGGAAACGGAAACTCGCAACATCCTAAGCGACCTAACCAGCTTCAAAAGCGAGCTTGGTATCTTATACCTCAATTCTTTTAATCGCCAGGTCATGCAAAAATTATTCAGAGAGCAGGACCTGGTTTTCACCCCACTCTTCACCGCTAAACCACACGTTTTCGTGGGACGGCAGAATCCGTTGACCCAAAAGAAAGTGGTCACGTTAGCCGACCTGACCGCCTACCCCTACTTGTCTTACGAACAGGGAGACAACCACTCGTTTTACTTCTCCGAGGAAATTCTCAGCACCCTCGATCGGCAGAAGACCATCCAGGTCAGTGACCGGGCAACCATCTTTAACCTGATGGTCGGCTTGAACGGCTACACCATTAGCTCGGGAATCATCAGTAGCCAACTCAACGACGACAAGATTGTGGCCATCCCGCTGGCCGTCGACGACGCGATGACGCTAGGCTGGCTCAAGCACCGTCAAATCGAGCTAAGTCCGTTGGCCCAGGCCTACCTAACCATGCTCAAGGCCCACATTCGCGGGTACGGCTTTACCATTATTGGCGACGCGCCGTCCCACTAA
- a CDS encoding class I SAM-dependent methyltransferase — MTNHYYTQNPDVVHEERHWPFTLLGNELLFTTDNGVFSKSRVDYGSRVLLDAFNADKTPAGAWLDLGCGYGPIGLALAKKYPDRQVTLADVNELALSLAHQNATANQITNARIIESDRYAALGAAKYAAILTNPPVRAGKEVVTSMLTGAAQHLLPGGTLTVVLQKKQGAPSAKKHMTETFGNCQILKKDKGYYILESTQN; from the coding sequence ATGACTAATCACTATTATACACAAAATCCGGATGTTGTACACGAAGAACGCCACTGGCCGTTCACCCTATTAGGTAACGAATTGTTGTTTACCACCGACAACGGGGTCTTCTCAAAATCCCGCGTGGATTACGGCTCACGAGTTTTACTCGATGCGTTTAACGCCGACAAGACCCCGGCCGGTGCTTGGTTGGATCTGGGCTGTGGGTACGGTCCGATTGGCCTGGCCCTAGCCAAGAAATACCCGGACCGGCAGGTGACACTGGCCGACGTCAACGAACTGGCGTTGTCGTTGGCGCACCAAAACGCAACGGCGAACCAGATTACTAACGCTCGGATCATCGAATCCGACCGGTATGCGGCTTTAGGTGCCGCCAAGTATGCGGCCATTTTGACCAACCCACCGGTGCGAGCGGGGAAGGAAGTGGTCACCAGCATGTTAACCGGGGCCGCCCAACACCTGTTGCCGGGGGGCACGCTGACCGTGGTGCTCCAGAAGAAACAGGGAGCCCCGTCGGCTAAGAAGCACATGACCGAAACGTTTGGTAACTGTCAGATCCTCAAGAAGGACAAAGGGTATTACATCTTGGAAAGTACGCAAAACTAA
- the dnaX gene encoding DNA polymerase III subunit gamma/tau, whose protein sequence is MAYQALYRVWRPQRFDDMIGQEVITRTLKNAITTNQISHAYLFAGPRGTGKTSAAKIFAKAINCHHQQDGEPCNECETCKAITAGTLNDVIEIDAASNNGVEEIRDIRDKVKYAPTVADYKVYIIDEVHMLSTGAFNALLKTLEEPPANVIFILATTEPHKIPATIISRVQRFDFKRIAASDSYQRMTYILDQKHVTYDEQAIKVIAKAAEGGMRDALSILDQALSFGDNEITLDNALLVTGSVTHELLATYVQQVLSGDTKAALATLQSVLEAGKDAERFTEDIISYARDLLLYQQAPKLVEEAEMGSVSDAFQALAAKTPAATMYAMINELNAIQQQMRFTTHPDVYLEILTIKLAEIGRTQGASASPAAVPTGETPSTPAAADAVTALQHQVDQLKVAVQQLEQSPVAKPAARPAVKPRVNATRTQEVNLAKINPVLGAATREKLNQLQEVWPDLLNSLTVTQRAVMKVSQPVAAADSGVIVAFDYSFLYQKATTDQELTDALENGLDRMVGTALPIVFVPKDQWPEIRKNYLAAHKGELKAHAGGQPAAGPVGPTSAAPATGTPDTAPTDTGPQPPQDNPVVTKAEELFGKDIVDIKTD, encoded by the coding sequence ATGGCGTATCAAGCACTTTATCGGGTCTGGCGACCGCAACGTTTCGACGATATGATCGGTCAGGAAGTCATCACCCGCACCCTCAAGAACGCGATTACCACCAATCAAATCAGTCACGCCTATCTGTTCGCCGGTCCGCGGGGAACCGGGAAGACTTCGGCCGCAAAGATTTTTGCTAAGGCCATTAACTGTCATCATCAACAGGACGGTGAGCCCTGCAACGAGTGCGAGACCTGCAAGGCCATCACGGCCGGGACGTTAAACGACGTGATCGAAATCGACGCGGCGTCCAACAACGGGGTCGAAGAGATTCGCGACATCCGCGATAAGGTCAAGTACGCACCCACGGTGGCCGATTACAAGGTCTACATTATCGATGAAGTGCATATGCTCTCGACCGGGGCGTTTAACGCGTTATTGAAAACCCTGGAAGAACCGCCGGCCAACGTCATCTTTATTCTGGCCACCACCGAACCGCACAAGATTCCGGCGACCATTATTTCACGGGTCCAGCGGTTCGATTTCAAACGCATCGCGGCCAGCGATAGCTATCAGCGGATGACCTATATCCTGGATCAAAAGCACGTGACTTACGATGAACAGGCCATCAAAGTGATTGCCAAGGCCGCCGAAGGGGGAATGCGCGACGCCCTGAGCATCTTAGACCAGGCGCTCTCCTTCGGGGATAATGAGATTACCTTGGATAACGCGCTTTTGGTTACCGGAAGCGTCACCCACGAGTTACTTGCAACCTACGTCCAACAGGTTTTAAGCGGTGATACCAAGGCGGCATTGGCGACACTCCAATCGGTCTTAGAGGCTGGTAAGGACGCCGAACGCTTCACCGAAGACATTATTAGCTATGCGCGGGACCTGTTGCTGTATCAACAAGCCCCCAAGCTGGTGGAAGAAGCCGAGATGGGCAGTGTCAGCGATGCTTTCCAAGCGCTGGCCGCCAAGACCCCAGCGGCGACCATGTATGCCATGATTAACGAACTTAACGCCATTCAACAGCAGATGCGCTTTACCACGCATCCCGACGTTTACCTGGAAATTCTGACCATTAAGTTGGCCGAGATTGGGCGGACGCAGGGCGCAAGTGCCAGTCCAGCTGCGGTCCCAACCGGTGAGACGCCTAGTACCCCGGCCGCGGCTGATGCGGTCACGGCGTTGCAACATCAGGTGGATCAGCTCAAGGTCGCCGTGCAACAATTGGAACAATCTCCGGTGGCTAAACCCGCTGCGCGGCCTGCGGTGAAACCGCGAGTGAACGCGACGCGGACCCAGGAGGTTAACCTCGCCAAGATCAATCCGGTCTTGGGCGCGGCAACCCGGGAAAAACTCAATCAGCTCCAGGAGGTTTGGCCGGACCTGTTGAACAGTCTGACCGTCACCCAGCGGGCCGTGATGAAGGTGTCCCAGCCCGTTGCGGCGGCTGATTCCGGGGTTATCGTAGCGTTCGACTATTCGTTTTTGTACCAGAAGGCCACGACGGATCAGGAATTAACCGATGCGTTGGAAAATGGGCTGGACCGAATGGTGGGGACGGCACTACCGATTGTGTTCGTGCCCAAAGACCAGTGGCCGGAGATTCGTAAGAATTATTTGGCTGCACACAAGGGTGAATTGAAGGCCCATGCGGGGGGACAACCGGCAGCGGGTCCAGTGGGCCCAACGTCGGCGGCCCCAGCAACTGGGACCCCGGACACGGCCCCTACCGATACGGGGCCGCAGCCGCCGCAGGACAACCCCGTGGTGACTAAAGCCGAGGAACTTTTTGGTAAGGATATTGTTGATATCAAAACTGATTAA
- the metE gene encoding 5-methyltetrahydropteroyltriglutamate--homocysteine S-methyltransferase, which produces MTTSIIGFPRIGENRELKFNTEKYWRHQLTAEQLQQAAHDLRLKHWQLIKQAGIDGIPSNDFSFFDTTLDTATLFNVVPAAAKTLDLSSLDRYFALARGYQGDHGDLKALPMKKWYNTNYHYLVPQFTATTRVKLVGTKIFDEYQEAQDAGIQTRPVIVGPFTFLSLSEFHDCQPADFVTDLVAAYQAVFAKLAAQGAEWIQLDEPELVKDVTGQRRELFNAIYDQLLTAKSGLKVLVQTYFGDVRDVYTDLVDLPIEGLGLDFHEGRQTAQLVQSGFPADKTLFAGVVNGKNIWRNHYAQTLALLKTLPVQHLVISTSCSLLHVPFTVANEAFPDQVKQHFAFATEKLGELTDLQASLTDPATPALARNQALFAQPRVQPNPQVHDRIAKLTADSFVRHPALAQRAQIQQVEFHLPLLPTTTIGSFPQTREVKRTRARFRKHEISQVDYDHFIGEHIKEWLKWQEDIGLDVLVHGEFERNDMVEYFGQHLDGYLFSRNGWVQSYGTRGVKPPIIWGDVARKHPITVKWSTFARRQTSKLVKGMLTGPVTILNWSFPREDISQRESTIQIALAIQDEVLNLERKGIKIIQIDEAALREKLPLRQSDWYSEYLDWAVPAFRLVHSQVKPETQIHTHMCYSEFTDIIPAIQDLDADVISFEASRSNLEILDALQKEHFQLQVGPGVYDIHSPRIPSVAEITTTIHQILAKVPEQRVWINPDCGLKTRGITEAKASVEHLTAAAQAVRAELTAKGD; this is translated from the coding sequence ATGACAACATCAATCATTGGTTTTCCACGCATTGGGGAGAACCGCGAACTCAAATTCAACACCGAAAAATACTGGCGCCACCAACTGACCGCCGAGCAGCTGCAACAAGCCGCCCACGACCTGCGCTTAAAGCACTGGCAACTGATCAAGCAAGCGGGGATTGACGGAATTCCCAGCAACGACTTTTCGTTTTTTGACACGACGCTAGACACTGCCACGTTGTTCAACGTGGTGCCCGCGGCGGCCAAGACACTCGACCTGTCGTCGCTAGATCGCTACTTCGCGTTAGCCCGGGGGTATCAGGGCGATCACGGGGACCTCAAGGCGTTACCCATGAAGAAGTGGTACAACACCAACTACCATTACCTGGTGCCGCAATTTACGGCGACGACGCGGGTCAAGTTGGTGGGAACCAAGATTTTTGACGAATACCAGGAAGCCCAGGACGCGGGAATTCAGACGCGCCCGGTCATCGTGGGTCCGTTCACGTTTTTGAGCCTGAGTGAATTTCACGATTGCCAACCGGCAGACTTTGTGACCGACCTGGTTGCGGCCTACCAAGCGGTCTTCGCCAAGCTGGCTGCGCAGGGCGCCGAGTGGATTCAACTCGACGAACCCGAACTGGTCAAGGACGTGACCGGGCAACGGCGCGAGTTGTTTAACGCGATTTATGACCAGTTATTGACCGCAAAATCCGGTCTGAAGGTGCTGGTACAGACCTACTTTGGCGACGTACGTGACGTGTATACCGACCTGGTTGACTTGCCCATCGAAGGCCTGGGACTAGACTTTCACGAGGGACGTCAAACCGCGCAACTGGTGCAATCTGGGTTTCCGGCGGATAAGACCTTGTTCGCGGGGGTGGTCAACGGTAAGAATATCTGGCGTAACCATTACGCGCAAACGTTAGCCCTGTTGAAGACGTTACCGGTTCAGCACCTGGTGATTTCGACGTCGTGTTCGCTGCTCCACGTGCCGTTTACGGTGGCTAACGAGGCCTTTCCCGACCAGGTCAAACAACATTTTGCCTTTGCCACGGAAAAGTTGGGCGAATTGACCGACTTACAGGCCAGCCTGACAGACCCTGCCACACCCGCGTTGGCGCGCAACCAAGCACTATTTGCCCAGCCGCGGGTGCAACCCAATCCCCAGGTCCACGACCGCATCGCTAAGTTAACCGCCGATTCGTTCGTCCGGCACCCGGCCTTAGCCCAGCGCGCGCAAATCCAGCAGGTGGAATTTCACCTGCCACTCTTACCGACCACCACGATTGGCTCGTTTCCCCAGACCAGAGAGGTCAAACGGACCCGGGCGCGGTTCCGCAAACACGAGATTTCGCAGGTCGACTACGATCACTTCATTGGAGAACACATCAAAGAGTGGCTCAAGTGGCAAGAAGACATCGGCCTGGACGTGTTGGTTCACGGCGAATTCGAACGGAACGACATGGTCGAGTACTTCGGCCAACACTTAGACGGCTACCTGTTCAGTCGAAACGGGTGGGTTCAATCCTACGGGACCCGCGGAGTTAAGCCCCCCATCATCTGGGGGGACGTGGCACGCAAGCACCCGATCACGGTCAAGTGGTCGACCTTTGCTCGGCGGCAAACCAGTAAGTTGGTCAAGGGGATGCTGACCGGGCCAGTGACGATTCTGAACTGGTCATTCCCCCGTGAGGATATTTCGCAGCGCGAATCGACGATTCAGATCGCCCTGGCCATTCAAGACGAGGTTCTCAATTTGGAACGAAAAGGAATCAAGATCATTCAAATTGACGAGGCCGCATTACGGGAAAAGTTGCCGTTACGGCAATCCGACTGGTACAGCGAATATCTGGATTGGGCCGTGCCCGCCTTTCGGTTGGTCCACAGTCAGGTTAAGCCAGAAACCCAGATTCACACCCATATGTGCTATTCCGAGTTCACCGACATCATCCCGGCCATTCAGGATCTCGATGCCGACGTGATTTCGTTTGAAGCGTCGCGGTCGAATCTGGAAATTCTCGACGCGTTACAAAAGGAACATTTTCAACTTCAGGTGGGGCCGGGCGTCTACGATATCCACTCGCCCCGGATTCCTTCGGTGGCCGAAATCACGACCACGATTCACCAGATCTTGGCGAAGGTCCCCGAACAAAGGGTCTGGATCAATCCCGACTGTGGGCTAAAGACCCGGGGCATCACTGAAGCCAAGGCCAGTGTGGAACATTTGACCGCCGCGGCGCAAGCAGTTCGGGCCGAACTAACGGCAAAGGGGGACTAA
- the nrdE gene encoding class 1b ribonucleoside-diphosphate reductase subunit alpha — translation MSLKNLKDVTYYDLNNEINIPVDGQIPLNKDQEALQAFLKENVAPNTKTFASLKDRFDYLIAGNYVEPQVINQYPLSFIEDLYAYLKAQNFHFKSFMAAYKFYAQYALKTDDNAYYLENFIDRVAMNALDFAGGDQQLAHDLADEIVHQRYQPATPSFLNAGRARRGELVSCFLIQSTDDMNTIGRTINSALQLSRIGGGVGISLSNLRGAGDPIKHIEGAASGVVPVMKLLEDSFSYSNQLGQRQGAGVVYLSVFHPDIIAFLGAKKENADEKIRLKTLSLGVTVPDKFYQLCEQDADMYLFSPYDVERIYGKPFSYVDITAEYDKMVANPDIRKKRLKARELETEIGKLQQESGYPYIVNIDTANRENPIQGRIVMSNLCSEIMQVQTPTTYDNKQEYEKLGTDISCNLGSTNIVNLMASPDFGHSVETMVRALTFVTDHSDIDVVPSIQHGNRLAHTIGLGAMGLHSYFAKNHMMYGSKDSIDFTSVYFMLLNYWTLKASNQIAKERHETFHNFEASKYADGSYFDRYTEHDWRPDNAKVQGLFSDVWLPSPEDWAQLKADVMRDGLYHQNRMAVAPNGSISYINDTTASLHPIINRIEERQEKKIGKIYYPAPYLSNDTMPYYKSAYDTDMRRVIDVYAAAQKHVDQGMSLTLFMRSTIPAGLYEWKNGRTDKMTTRDLSILRNYAYRKGIKSIYYVRTFTDDNNEVGANQCESCVI, via the coding sequence ATGAGCCTCAAGAACCTCAAAGACGTCACTTATTACGATTTAAATAACGAGATCAACATCCCCGTGGATGGCCAGATTCCGTTGAACAAGGACCAGGAAGCTTTACAGGCCTTCCTCAAAGAAAACGTGGCACCCAACACCAAGACCTTCGCGTCCTTAAAGGACCGGTTCGACTACCTGATCGCCGGGAACTACGTGGAACCGCAAGTCATCAACCAGTACCCGTTGAGCTTCATCGAAGACCTCTACGCCTACCTGAAGGCTCAAAACTTCCACTTCAAGTCCTTTATGGCCGCGTACAAATTCTACGCGCAATACGCCTTAAAGACCGATGACAACGCCTACTACCTGGAAAACTTCATCGACCGCGTGGCGATGAACGCCCTCGACTTTGCCGGTGGCGACCAACAGTTGGCCCACGACTTGGCCGACGAAATTGTTCACCAACGTTACCAACCGGCCACCCCTAGCTTCTTAAACGCTGGCCGGGCCCGGCGTGGGGAACTGGTCTCCTGTTTTCTGATTCAATCCACCGACGACATGAACACCATCGGGCGGACCATCAACTCCGCGCTGCAACTGTCCCGTATCGGTGGTGGGGTCGGCATCAGCCTGTCCAATCTGCGGGGGGCCGGTGACCCGATCAAGCACATCGAAGGGGCCGCTTCCGGGGTCGTGCCCGTCATGAAGCTCCTCGAAGACAGCTTCTCCTACTCTAACCAACTTGGACAACGCCAAGGGGCCGGTGTGGTCTACCTGAGCGTCTTCCATCCCGACATCATCGCCTTTTTGGGCGCTAAGAAAGAAAACGCCGACGAAAAGATCCGGTTGAAGACCTTGTCACTCGGGGTCACGGTCCCCGACAAGTTCTACCAACTCTGTGAACAAGACGCCGACATGTACCTCTTCAGCCCGTACGACGTCGAACGGATCTACGGCAAACCATTCTCCTACGTGGACATCACCGCCGAATACGATAAGATGGTCGCCAACCCGGACATTCGCAAGAAGCGGCTGAAGGCCCGGGAACTGGAAACGGAAATCGGTAAACTGCAGCAAGAATCCGGTTACCCCTACATCGTTAACATCGACACGGCTAACCGCGAAAACCCCATCCAGGGCCGCATCGTGATGAGTAACCTGTGTTCCGAAATTATGCAGGTCCAAACACCAACCACCTACGACAACAAGCAAGAATACGAAAAACTGGGGACGGATATTTCCTGCAACCTGGGGTCGACCAACATCGTTAACCTGATGGCCTCCCCCGACTTCGGGCACTCCGTGGAAACCATGGTCCGGGCACTGACCTTCGTGACCGACCACTCCGACATCGACGTGGTCCCGTCCATCCAACACGGTAACCGGTTAGCCCACACCATTGGCCTGGGTGCTATGGGACTGCACAGTTACTTCGCCAAGAACCACATGATGTATGGTTCCAAGGACAGTATCGACTTTACCAGTGTCTACTTCATGTTACTGAACTACTGGACGTTAAAGGCCTCCAACCAGATTGCCAAGGAACGGCACGAAACCTTCCACAACTTCGAAGCCAGCAAATACGCCGACGGCTCCTACTTCGATCGCTACACGGAACACGATTGGCGACCGGATAACGCCAAGGTGCAAGGCCTCTTTAGTGACGTTTGGTTACCGTCGCCTGAAGACTGGGCTCAACTCAAGGCCGACGTCATGCGTGACGGGTTATACCACCAGAACCGCATGGCCGTCGCTCCCAACGGGTCGATTTCTTACATCAACGACACCACGGCCAGCCTGCACCCGATCATCAACCGGATCGAGGAACGTCAGGAAAAGAAGATTGGGAAGATCTACTACCCGGCACCGTACCTGAGTAACGACACCATGCCGTACTACAAGTCAGCCTACGATACCGACATGCGCCGGGTCATCGACGTCTACGCGGCCGCTCAAAAGCACGTGGACCAAGGGATGAGCCTCACGCTATTTATGCGGTCCACGATTCCCGCCGGCCTGTACGAATGGAAGAACGGCCGGACCGACAAGATGACCACGCGGGACCTCAGTATCCTGCGGAACTACGCTTACCGTAAGGGCATCAAGTCGATCTACTACGTGCGGACGTTTACCGACGACAATAACGAAGTCGGCGCCAACCAATGTGAAAGTTGTGTTATCTAG
- the tadA gene encoding tRNA adenosine(34) deaminase TadA, with translation MRQITYSAEQRHYMEEALFEADRAAWIGEVPIGAVIVHEGRIIGRGHNLREHANDATLHAEIRAIEEACATLGSWRLEDCQLYVTIEPCLMCSGAIINSRIPTVFYGARDPKAGAVDSLYNTLTDSRLNHTVTVYEGLMAKAAGERLVTFFKEARRRQKAAKQARKAAAEKSLDSLSES, from the coding sequence ATGCGTCAGATAACTTATTCTGCCGAACAACGGCACTACATGGAAGAAGCGTTATTCGAAGCCGACCGCGCGGCTTGGATTGGGGAAGTGCCAATTGGTGCGGTGATCGTCCACGAGGGACGGATCATCGGTCGGGGGCACAACCTCCGTGAACACGCCAACGATGCGACTTTACACGCCGAGATTCGCGCCATCGAAGAGGCCTGTGCGACCTTAGGGAGTTGGCGGTTGGAAGATTGCCAACTCTACGTGACCATCGAGCCGTGTTTGATGTGTAGTGGGGCGATTATTAACTCCCGGATTCCCACGGTGTTTTACGGCGCCCGTGACCCCAAGGCGGGGGCGGTGGATAGTCTGTACAACACGCTGACGGATTCGCGGTTGAACCACACGGTCACGGTCTACGAGGGCTTAATGGCGAAGGCGGCCGGTGAACGACTGGTGACCTTTTTCAAGGAAGCTCGGCGCCGGCAAAAGGCGGCCAAGCAGGCCCGCAAAGCGGCGGCTGAAAAGTCGCTAGACAGTCTTTCCGAATCATGA
- the nrdH gene encoding glutaredoxin-like protein NrdH codes for MKVTIYSKNNCMQCKMTKRFLTEHNVAFEERNINQNPEYVTYLKAQGFQSLPVVEAPGHKAFFGFRPDQLQQIAG; via the coding sequence ATGAAAGTAACGATTTATTCCAAGAACAACTGTATGCAATGCAAAATGACCAAGCGTTTCCTTACCGAACACAACGTGGCCTTTGAAGAACGTAATATTAACCAAAATCCCGAATATGTCACCTACTTAAAGGCACAGGGATTTCAATCTCTACCGGTCGTGGAAGCACCCGGTCACAAGGCCTTTTTTGGTTTCCGGCCTGACCAACTGCAACAAATTGCGGGTTAA